A single genomic interval of Osmerus eperlanus chromosome 14, fOsmEpe2.1, whole genome shotgun sequence harbors:
- the asah1b gene encoding acid ceramidase has translation MGQLNWLFLVSLLTAVCGQFIPPYTEECQKNMYPPKGPTFKGGVTWYTVDLDLHPSDRWTAIITDKKADLVDMIQAIRDLANAFVPSGKLIEMVDIGLPLVASTLPYPFRDELKGIATASGLPLGEVVLFNIFYEVFTVCTSLVAEDSDGNLIHGRNLDFGLFMGWDLKNRSWMITEKLKPLVVNIDFTRDNKTVFKSTNFAGYVGMLTGIKPHTFTLTMNERFSLDGGYIGILEWILGKRDGMWMSFLTRSVLENATSYEDAKNKLSLTQLLAPAYFILGGNQTGQGCIITRSRLLSLDVLEIDLKQGRWYVLETNYDHWKEPLFLDDRRTPAMKCMNQTMQANISPKTVYDVLSTKPVLNKLTTYTTLMEVSKGKLESYIRDCPNPCMPW, from the exons ATGGGACAGCTAAATTGGCTTTTCTTGGTGTCCCTGTTAACGGCAGTGTGTGGCCAGTTTATACCTCCA TATACGGAAGAATGCCAAAAGAACATGTACCCACCTAAAGGCCCAAC GTTTAAAGGAGGAGTCACCTGGTACACAGTAGATCTTGATCTACACCCTAGTGACAGATGGACTGCAATAATCACGGACAAAAAGGCAGAT CTGGTTGACATGATCCAGGCCATCAGGGATTTGGCTAACGCTTTTGTTCCAagcgggaaattgattgaaatgGTTGACATAGGTTTG CCCTTGGTGGCAAGCACACTCCCCTACCCCTTCAGGGATGAACTCAAAGGAATTGCAACtgcctctggactccctcttg GTGAGGTGGTGCTGTTCAACATCTTCTATGAAGTGTTCACTGTTTGTACTTCACTTGTGGCTGAAGACAGTGACG GTAATCTAATCCATGGAAGGAATCTAGATTTTGGGTTATTCATGGG ctgGGATTTGAAGAATAGGTCGTGGATGATCACAGAGAAGCTCAAGCCTTTGGTGGTCAACATTGACTTCACGAGGGATAATAAGACTGTTTTCAAGTCCACAAACTTTGCTGGATATGTGGGCATGTTGACCGGGATCAAACCG CATACTTTCACACTGACCATGAATGAGCGTTTTAGCCTGGATGGAGGATACATTG GGATCCTGGAGTGGATCTTGGGAAAGCGTGACGGGATGTGGATGAGTTTCCTTACTCGCTCTGTCCTGGAGAATGCAACCAG CTACGAGGATGCTAAGAATAAGCTGTCCCTGACCCAGCTCCTGGCCCCAGCCTACTTCATACTGGGGGGAAACCAGACAGGCCAGGGCTGCATCATCACCAGGTCCAGACTCCTGAGCCTGGATGTGTTGGA GATTGACCTGAAGCAGGGCCGTTGGTACGTCCTGGAGACCAACTACGACCATTGGAAGGAGCCCCTCTTTCTAGATGACCGCAGAACTCCAGCCATGAAGTGCATGAACCAGACCATGCAGGCA AATATCTCACCAAAGACTGTTTATGATGTGCTGTCCACAAAACCAGTCCTAAACAAG TTGACCACCTATACTACACTCATGGAGGTGTCCAAGGGGAAACTGGAGTCGTACATTCGTGACTGTCCAAATCCCTGCATGCCGTGGTAA